The Xenorhabdus doucetiae genome has a window encoding:
- a CDS encoding TerD family protein — MVSLSKNQSVSLAKQSASLANVDFGLGWDPVTKKKGFLASLFGGGSDEIDLDASCILLDQSGNAIDTVWFGQLKSKCGSIQHTGDNLTGEGDGDGDDEIIRVNLIKLPANVEYLAFTVNSFRGQTFNDVENAFCRVVDQSGKELARYQLNEQGAHTGIIISSLCRNGGQWDFTAHGVPCSGRTIDAMYPQIVETVVR; from the coding sequence ATGGTTTCGTTAAGCAAGAATCAGTCAGTTTCGCTCGCCAAACAGAGCGCATCACTGGCTAACGTGGATTTTGGTCTGGGATGGGACCCGGTGACCAAAAAGAAAGGTTTTCTGGCAAGTTTATTCGGTGGCGGCAGTGATGAGATTGATCTGGATGCAAGCTGCATTCTGCTTGATCAATCCGGCAATGCCATCGATACCGTGTGGTTCGGCCAATTAAAATCAAAATGCGGTTCGATACAACACACTGGCGACAATTTGACGGGCGAAGGCGATGGGGATGGGGATGATGAAATTATCCGCGTCAATTTGATCAAACTGCCCGCCAATGTCGAATATCTTGCATTTACCGTTAACAGTTTCCGTGGTCAAACCTTCAATGACGTTGAAAATGCCTTCTGCCGCGTCGTTGACCAAAGCGGCAAAGAGCTGGCCCGTTATCAGTTGAATGAGCAAGGCGCTCACACCGGCATTATCATCTCTTCCCTGTGCCGCAACGGGGGCCAGTGGGATTTCACGGCACATGGTGTCCCTTGTTCCGGTCGGACGATTGACGCGATGTACCCGCAGATCGTTGAGACGGTGGTGCGCTAA
- a CDS encoding TerC/Alx family metal homeostasis membrane protein: protein MVSTHIGFPMETVAVFIILSVGALFIDLFMHRHDKPISLRSAALWSVFWVAIAFVFAGFLYIHHGAETASLFVTGYALEKVLSVDNLFVIMAIFSWFAVPDRYRHRVLYWGIIGAIVFRGIFVAIGTSLLALGPWVEIVFAVIVGWTAVMMLKSGDDDDEIEDYSQHLAYRLVKRFFPIWPKLRGHAFVLKQKEVDEELTKPENADVKVGRAGKAALYATPLMLCLAVVELSDVMFAFDSVPAVIAVSREPLIVYSAMMFAILGLRTLYFVLEALKQYLVHLEKAVIVLLFFIAIKLGLNASEHLFHHGYSISATSSLFVVIGVLAAGILASLLFPQKENAS, encoded by the coding sequence ATGGTATCCACGCACATTGGTTTTCCGATGGAAACCGTTGCTGTATTTATTATTCTGTCGGTTGGTGCGCTCTTTATCGACCTCTTTATGCATCGTCATGATAAGCCGATTTCACTGCGCAGTGCCGCCCTTTGGTCTGTTTTTTGGGTTGCCATTGCCTTTGTTTTCGCGGGTTTCCTGTATATTCATCACGGCGCGGAAACCGCGAGCCTGTTTGTTACGGGCTACGCACTGGAAAAAGTCCTGTCTGTCGATAACCTGTTTGTCATCATGGCGATTTTCTCTTGGTTCGCTGTACCAGACCGCTATCGCCACCGTGTCCTGTATTGGGGGATTATCGGTGCGATTGTCTTCCGGGGTATTTTCGTTGCCATTGGGACAAGCCTGCTGGCGCTTGGGCCGTGGGTTGAGATTGTGTTTGCGGTTATCGTTGGCTGGACCGCGGTCATGATGCTGAAAAGTGGTGATGATGACGATGAAATCGAAGACTATTCACAGCACCTTGCCTATCGTCTGGTGAAACGTTTCTTCCCGATTTGGCCGAAACTGCGCGGTCATGCCTTTGTACTGAAGCAAAAGGAAGTGGATGAGGAGTTGACTAAACCCGAAAACGCCGATGTGAAAGTGGGTCGGGCGGGCAAAGCCGCGCTTTATGCGACGCCACTGATGCTGTGCCTGGCGGTGGTTGAATTGTCTGACGTGATGTTTGCCTTTGACTCTGTCCCTGCGGTGATTGCTGTCAGCCGGGAACCCTTAATTGTGTACAGCGCCATGATGTTTGCTATCTTGGGTCTGCGCACGCTCTATTTTGTGCTGGAAGCATTGAAACAGTACCTGGTGCATTTAGAAAAGGCTGTGATTGTTTTACTGTTCTTTATTGCCATTAAACTGGGTCTGAACGCTTCTGAGCATCTATTCCACCACGGCTATTCAATTTCAGCGACAAGTAGCTTATTTGTGGTAATTGGTGTACTGGCGGCCGGTATTCTTGCCAGTCTGCTGTTCCCACAAAAAGAAAATGCCAGCTAA
- a CDS encoding TerD family protein, with translation MGVSLSKGGNVSLSKEAPSMKNVLIGLGWDARATDGQDFDLDASAFLLAANGKVRGDADFIFYNNLKSSDGSIMHTGDNRTGDGDGDDESLKIKLDQVPADVEKVVFVVTIHDAQARRQSFGQVSGAFIRLVNDDTQVEVARYDLTEDASTETAMLFGELYRHNAEWKFRAVGQGYAGGLASVCAQYGINAA, from the coding sequence ATGGGTGTATCTCTTTCTAAAGGCGGTAACGTTTCTCTGAGCAAAGAAGCGCCAAGCATGAAAAACGTTCTGATTGGTCTCGGTTGGGATGCTCGTGCCACGGATGGACAGGATTTTGACCTTGACGCATCGGCTTTCCTGCTGGCGGCAAACGGTAAAGTACGCGGTGATGCAGATTTTATTTTCTACAACAATCTGAAATCATCTGACGGTTCCATCATGCACACCGGCGATAACCGTACCGGTGACGGGGATGGCGATGACGAATCACTGAAAATCAAACTGGATCAAGTGCCTGCTGATGTAGAAAAAGTGGTATTTGTCGTGACCATCCATGATGCGCAGGCTCGTCGCCAGAGCTTCGGTCAAGTTTCCGGTGCCTTCATTCGTCTGGTTAACGACGATACCCAAGTTGAAGTCGCTCGCTATGACCTGACAGAAGATGCGTCTACCGAAACTGCGATGCTGTTCGGTGAACTGTATCGCCACAATGCAGAGTGGAAATTCCGCGCAGTAGGCCAAGGTTATGCTGGCGGTCTGGCTTCTGTTTGTGCCCAGTATGGTATTAATGCCGCTTAA
- a CDS encoding tellurite resistance TerB family protein has translation MSFLNKIKSAFNAGREELTNQVGRFKNRKFMEGTVAVCAHVAMASDGVSSEEKQKMIGFIKNSPELKVFDTSEIIEFFNKLVSSYEFDADIGKGEAMKFIMALKQQPEAAQLALRVGIAVAKSDGDFDNNEKNAAREICIALGFAPADFEL, from the coding sequence ATGTCCTTTTTAAACAAAATCAAATCAGCGTTCAATGCAGGCCGTGAAGAGCTGACTAACCAAGTGGGTCGCTTCAAGAACCGGAAATTTATGGAAGGCACTGTGGCCGTATGTGCACACGTTGCTATGGCGAGTGACGGCGTCAGCTCCGAAGAAAAACAGAAAATGATCGGGTTCATCAAAAACTCCCCCGAACTGAAAGTCTTCGACACTTCCGAAATTATCGAATTCTTTAACAAATTGGTCAGCAGCTATGAATTTGACGCTGACATCGGCAAAGGTGAAGCGATGAAATTCATCATGGCCCTGAAACAACAGCCGGAAGCGGCGCAGCTTGCTTTGCGCGTCGGCATTGCTGTCGCCAAAAGTGATGGTGACTTTGATAACAATGAAAAAAATGCAGCCCGTGAAATTTGCATCGCCCTTGGCTTTGCACCGGCTGATTTCGAACTGTAA
- a CDS encoding TerD family protein gives MNLTPGGNAPVANQTLTVRVLSGSAVDVSAFRLYADGKVKGDPDMVFYGQPVNDDNTVRLTGGNINTAFSVNLPALSQDVQKVAFTATCDGHQTISNLRNLSIRVELNSSVILQGEVEVQGRSEAALILGELYRRNGEWKFRFIAQGFNGGLKPLAEHFGVDIIDDNPAPAPTHVNLSKVSLTKEKPAISLSKRDNYGEIRVNLNWNQTSSSSKGLLQGMFGSNKGVDLDLGAFIRLQDGDKDVVQALGNRFGDYRDEPYVELQGDDRTGNVRDGEWLHINGREWKNIREVLIYAFIYEGAPSWNKTDGVVTLFVPDQPPIETRMTEGNNSNGMCAIARLVNENGAIKVERINQYFKGHKEMDRAFGWGFSWTSGSK, from the coding sequence ATGAATCTGACACCCGGGGGTAATGCCCCCGTTGCCAACCAAACGCTCACTGTTCGGGTTCTATCGGGTTCAGCCGTTGACGTTTCAGCCTTCCGTTTGTATGCCGATGGCAAAGTCAAGGGCGATCCGGACATGGTGTTCTACGGCCAGCCGGTTAATGACGACAACACCGTTCGCCTGACGGGCGGCAATATCAATACCGCATTCAGCGTCAACTTGCCTGCATTAAGTCAGGATGTCCAGAAAGTCGCCTTCACCGCAACTTGCGACGGTCACCAAACGATTTCCAATCTGCGCAACCTTTCCATTCGGGTCGAACTGAACAGCAGCGTCATTTTGCAGGGGGAAGTTGAAGTGCAAGGCCGTTCGGAAGCGGCCTTGATCCTCGGCGAGCTGTATCGCCGGAATGGAGAATGGAAATTCCGCTTTATCGCCCAAGGCTTTAATGGTGGTCTCAAACCACTGGCAGAGCATTTTGGCGTCGATATTATTGATGATAATCCTGCACCCGCGCCCACTCATGTGAATTTAAGCAAGGTTTCTCTGACCAAAGAGAAACCGGCCATCAGTCTGAGCAAACGCGACAATTACGGTGAAATCCGCGTCAATCTGAACTGGAATCAAACTTCCTCCTCATCAAAAGGCTTACTGCAAGGCATGTTTGGTTCAAACAAAGGCGTGGATCTGGATCTCGGTGCCTTTATCCGGCTGCAAGATGGAGATAAAGACGTTGTCCAGGCATTAGGCAATCGCTTTGGCGATTACCGTGACGAGCCGTATGTCGAATTACAGGGCGATGATCGCACCGGTAATGTGCGTGACGGTGAATGGCTCCACATCAATGGCCGTGAATGGAAAAACATCCGTGAAGTGTTGATCTACGCCTTTATCTACGAAGGTGCGCCTAGCTGGAACAAAACCGACGGCGTAGTCACTCTCTTTGTCCCTGACCAGCCCCCGATTGAAACACGTATGACAGAAGGTAACAACAGCAACGGCATGTGTGCCATTGCCCGTCTGGTCAATGAAAACGGTGCCATCAAAGTCGAGCGCATCAATCAATATTTCAAAGGGCATAAAGAGATGGACAGGGCGTTTGGCTGGGGCTTTAGCTGGACATCCGGCAGTAAATAG
- a CDS encoding phosphoribosyltransferase domain-containing protein: MTVLSDIDVYEKPAHNKQVYQKKLSSGTLTVTASRGTASLETLFDIAERRNPKRAFLFVSKVLGRHIPVKPSIMRSVYQQLAERFPTQLPGPTLYIGMAETAVGLAAGVFQETKHKVNEPVFLTSTRHPVEGDLLCEFKENHSHATDHLIYWPAETRLRQRVINARTLVLIDDEATTGNTFLNLLDALRDAGLEHIEQIVTVTLTDWSGKSVVKRSPLPVSEVSLIEGNWQWEADISAPVPVMPQVNVTARGEINIIGQQSWGRLGLDEIQCDIGATIKAKTGENVLILGSSEFVWQPFLLAERLEQEGASVVFGSTTRSPISCGHAIQSVMAFTDNYGLGIPNFLYNVAHQKFDRILLCLETPKMSVDPALMTQLAQISPVVEIVGYD; encoded by the coding sequence ATGACCGTGTTGAGTGACATTGATGTTTATGAAAAACCAGCTCATAACAAACAGGTTTACCAAAAAAAATTGAGCAGCGGGACGCTGACGGTGACGGCATCCCGTGGCACTGCGTCTCTGGAAACCCTGTTTGATATCGCTGAACGCCGTAATCCCAAACGGGCATTTCTCTTTGTCAGTAAAGTCTTGGGACGGCATATTCCGGTCAAGCCTTCGATCATGCGGTCGGTTTATCAGCAATTGGCTGAGCGGTTCCCGACTCAACTTCCCGGCCCAACCTTGTATATTGGCATGGCAGAAACGGCAGTCGGGCTGGCGGCGGGCGTGTTTCAGGAAACGAAACACAAAGTCAATGAGCCGGTATTTCTGACGTCAACACGCCATCCGGTTGAGGGGGATTTGCTGTGTGAGTTTAAAGAGAATCACAGCCATGCCACGGATCACCTGATTTACTGGCCGGCAGAAACCCGCCTGCGCCAACGGGTGATCAATGCCCGTACGCTGGTTCTGATTGATGATGAAGCCACGACCGGTAACACGTTCCTCAATTTGCTGGATGCGCTGCGTGATGCCGGGCTTGAGCATATTGAACAGATTGTCACCGTGACATTGACGGACTGGAGCGGCAAATCGGTGGTGAAACGCAGTCCATTGCCGGTTTCTGAGGTGTCCCTGATTGAGGGGAATTGGCAGTGGGAAGCCGATATCTCGGCCCCGGTTCCGGTGATGCCGCAAGTCAATGTGACGGCGAGAGGGGAAATCAATATTATTGGTCAACAGAGCTGGGGACGTCTGGGTCTGGATGAGATCCAGTGTGATATTGGCGCAACGATCAAGGCCAAGACAGGTGAAAACGTGCTGATATTGGGTTCCAGTGAATTTGTCTGGCAGCCGTTCCTGCTGGCTGAACGGCTTGAGCAGGAAGGTGCATCGGTGGTATTTGGCTCGACAACCCGCTCTCCGATCTCTTGCGGTCATGCCATCCAATCAGTCATGGCTTTTACGGATAATTACGGGCTTGGCATCCCAAATTTTCTCTACAATGTGGCGCACCAGAAATTTGATCGTATCTTGCTCTGTCTCGAAACACCCAAAATGTCCGTTGATCCGGCGTTGATGACACAGCTTGCCCAGATTTCTCCGGTAGTAGAGATCGTTGGATATGATTAA